Genomic window (Chloroflexota bacterium):
CGGGCTGGAGATGCCCATTGCTTTCAGCGAATTTCGCCCCCCGGAGCCGGGAGCCGGGCCAGGCGCGCAGGCCAGTACCGTCCCCCTGGAGAATATCACCGAAGCCCTGACGCGCCACAATGCTTTTGTAATTCTCGGTGAGCCGGGCTGCGGCAAAACTACCACGCTACAAAAAATCACCTTCGATGCCGCCCGCCACCTGCTCTCTGGTGAACCTGGGCGCGTGCCCCTCTTTGTGCGCCTGAGCCAACAAAGAGAACGCGATCCTTACACCTTTCTTGCCGAAGAATGGGAGCGGCGCACCGGCACAGATTTTGGCAATGCACTGGCCGCGGGGAAGGTGTTGATCCTGGCGGATGGTGTCAATGAAATTCAGCGTGAAACGCGCGATGAACGCCTGAAAGCCTGGCGTTTATTCGCCGGGGATTATGCCGGTGGCAACCAGATTGCTTTCAGCGGGCGCGAGCGCGACTACGACCACGACCAACAGCTAGATTTGCCGCGCGTGCTGGTTGATCCCTTGGATGATGCCCGCATCACGGATTACTTGCAACGCCACAATGTCGAAGGATTGGGCGAACTGCTCGATGACACCACAACCCGCCTGCGTCAAATGGCAAGTAACCCTTTCAATCTGGCATTGCTGACCTTTGCCTACAAATCCAACCAGCGCGATATGGCTAACCTGGGCTGGCTGCTGCACTGGTTTGTGGGGGAGCTTTTTAGCCGCGAAGAACGTCTGGCACATCCGGGCTGGCTGCCGCGTGCGGTGCAAATACAGGCACTGGCGCAACTGGCCTACACCATGCAGGAACAGGGCGAAAGCCTGACCTTCCCCTTGAAAACCGCGCGGCAGGCCATACCAGAGACGGCTGATTTTCGCGGTGAAGCTACGGCCATACCCCCGGCGCGCCTCTTCCGCTTTGGACGGGCGGCCACCCTGCTTGACCCTGGCATCGAACCGGATGTGCGCTTTTATCACCATCTGCTTCAGGAGTATTTTGCCGCCCTGGAATTGCTGCGCCGTTTTCGAGAGGGCGCAGACCTGCAAGATTTGTGGGCTTGCAAACGCCTGGCCGCTGAAATGCCCCCCGCGGATGTGGGGGAGTGGGATGCGCTGCCCGAACCCCCGCCCACCGGCTGGGAAGTGACTACCATTTTGGCTTGCGGGCTGGCAGGTTCGTTAAAAGTTGATCTCGCCGCCCTGATTGAAGCGGTACGCGCTCACAATCCCGTGCTGGCCGGGCGCTGCCTGCACGAAGCCGGGATCGAGCCGCCCGAAGAATCTTTGGATAACGTGCGTGCCGATTTGCTGGCTGATCTCTATGACCCGGACATGCACCTGCGCGCTCGCTTGCAGGCGGGTTTAACCCTGGGGCATATCGGCGACCCGCGCTTTCCGGCGCAGATCATCAACGGCGTGGAAATCATCCCCCCGGAGATGGTGGCTGTGCCCGGCGGTTCCTACTGGATTGGCAGCCGCGATGACGACACCGATGCTTACGATGATGAGAAGCCCCGCTACACCATTGACCTGCTCGCCTTCGGCCTGGGCCGCTGGCCGGTGACGAATGCCGAATATACCTGCTTCATCGCCGCGGGCGGCTATAAAAAAGAAGCTTATTGGGAGGGCGACCTGGCAAAGCGCTGGCTGAAGGGTGAAGATGTCACGGGCGGGCAATATTCAAGTTGGATGCAAATCTGGCAATATATGCAAGATACTCCCAATTGGAAAAGTCAATTAGAACAATCCGTAGTGCCTGAAACCATTAAAACTTATGAATACATAGCTGAACTATCAGAAGACGAATTCAAAAATATGCTGTCAAACCAGCTATCACAAAAATCACGCAAACAACCACACTATTGGAATGATCTAAAATTCAACAACCCCTCCCAGCCCGTAGTCGGGATCACCTGGTTTGAAGCCCGCGCCTACTGTGCCTGGTTGAGTGAGACTACCGGGAAAAATTATCGCCTACCCAGTGAAGTGGAATGGGAAGCCGCCGGGCGTGGTTCCCTCACCCCCGGCCCCTCTCCCAGTGGGAGAGGGGAGTCAGGGGTGAGGGCTTACGCCTGGGGCGAAGATTGGGATCAGGGAAAAGCCAACACCATCGAAGGCCGCGTGTTGCGTACCTCGCCGGTGGGCGCTTATGCCGCCGCGCGCGGCCTGGGGCCTTACAAAGCCGAAGACCAAACTGGCAATGTGTGGGAGTGGACAAGCAGCCTGTATTTGCCCTACCCCTATAACCCTGAACAAGCCGGAGACCCAGAGGCTACCACGGAGCGCACGCTGCGCGGCGGCGCGTGGGACTACTCTCGAAGGTTCGTGCGCTGCGCCTATCGGACCTGGTTCGTCCCCGACTACTTCAACAATGATTTCGGGTTTCGTGTTCTTTCCCCTGGCTAGTTCTGGTTTCTGTATTCTGCGACCGAAGGGAGACTGGTTTCTGGTTTTTCTGTTCTATGGAGTTGATTGAAAAGTTTGCTTTGTTGGCAAATAGGTTATATTGAATGCACGGTTTCCCCTCGGCGGCGAAGCCGCCTCGACGATTTCTTTGAAATGAAAACCTACAAACATCTCTACCCTCAAATCACAGCTTTTGAAAATCTGTTTCAGGCTTTTCGACAAGCTGCCCGCGGCAAGCGCAAAAAGGCGGATGTAGCCGGGTTTGAGTACCACCTGGAACCTAATCTCTTTGCCTTGCAAGATGAACTGCACAGGCAAATCTACCAGCCCGGCGCGTACTATAACTTTCGCATCTATGACCCCAAGCCGCGCCTGATCTCGGCAGCCCCATTCAGAGATCGCGTCGTTCACCATGCCCTGTGCAACGTCATCGAACCCATCTTCGAGCGGCGTTTCATCCACGATTCGTATGCCTGCCGGGTCGGGAAAGGAACTCACGCTGCCGTAGACCGCTGTCAGGCATTCGCCCGCCGCTATCCCTATGTGCTGCAATGCGATATTCAACATTTCTTCCCCAGCATGGATATTGCCGTTTTGCGCGCCGAACTCGCCCGCATGATCGCCGATGAACAAGTTATCTGGCTGTGTGACCAAATCTTGACGAGCGGGGCCGAGGTGCATCGAGCTGAACACGCCCCGCAGTTTTTTCCCGGTGATAATTTATTCGCTGCGACGCGTCCAACCGGCCTCCCCATCGGCAATCTAACTTCACAATTCTGGGCCAATGTCTATCTCAACCCGCTGGATCAATTCATCAAGCGCGAATTGAAATGCAAAGCCTACCAGCGCTACGTGGATGATTTTTTGTTTTTTGCGCCCGACAAGTGCATGCTGCACCGCTGGCGCGCAGCGGTTATTGATTTTGCTGCCGAACAGCGCCTGCGCTTGCACGAACAGCGTGCAGTGGTGTACCCTACGCGTACTGGCATCCCCTTTTTGGGCTGGCGCATTTACCCCGATCACCGGCGGTTGAAGCGGCGCAATGGGGTAGCCTTTCAGCGGCGTTACAAGGGACTTTTGGCGCAATTTGAGCGTGGCGAGATTACGTTAGAAAAACTCGACGAATCCGTCGATGGCTGGGTTGCTCACGTGCAGCACGGCCACACTTGGGGCCTGCAAAACGCGCTACTCTATGATTCCCTTCTCCCACAGGGAGAGGGGCCAGGGGTGAGGGCCAAGGGTACGCCATGAACCAATCGCCCATCTTCAGCAAAACCTACGACCTGCTTTTATGGCTGATCCCGGCCACGGCCAAGTTCCCGCGTGAACAGCGATTTGTGCTGGCGCAGGCTATCCAGCAAGATGCGCTCAATTTCCAGGGCTTGCTCATGGAGGCTGTGCATTCTGTGCAACCGAAGCACAAGCTCAACGCTGCCGATGCTGAACTCGATAAACTGCGCACACGCCTGCGCCTGGCACGCGATCTGGGCCTAATCTCGATCAACCAATACCAACATGTAGCTGCCATACTCACCGAAATTGGCAAGCTGCTGGGCGGCTGGAAGAAAACCGCAAAATA
Coding sequences:
- a CDS encoding SUMF1/EgtB/PvdO family nonheme iron enzyme yields the protein GLEMPIAFSEFRPPEPGAGPGAQASTVPLENITEALTRHNAFVILGEPGCGKTTTLQKITFDAARHLLSGEPGRVPLFVRLSQQRERDPYTFLAEEWERRTGTDFGNALAAGKVLILADGVNEIQRETRDERLKAWRLFAGDYAGGNQIAFSGRERDYDHDQQLDLPRVLVDPLDDARITDYLQRHNVEGLGELLDDTTTRLRQMASNPFNLALLTFAYKSNQRDMANLGWLLHWFVGELFSREERLAHPGWLPRAVQIQALAQLAYTMQEQGESLTFPLKTARQAIPETADFRGEATAIPPARLFRFGRAATLLDPGIEPDVRFYHHLLQEYFAALELLRRFREGADLQDLWACKRLAAEMPPADVGEWDALPEPPPTGWEVTTILACGLAGSLKVDLAALIEAVRAHNPVLAGRCLHEAGIEPPEESLDNVRADLLADLYDPDMHLRARLQAGLTLGHIGDPRFPAQIINGVEIIPPEMVAVPGGSYWIGSRDDDTDAYDDEKPRYTIDLLAFGLGRWPVTNAEYTCFIAAGGYKKEAYWEGDLAKRWLKGEDVTGGQYSSWMQIWQYMQDTPNWKSQLEQSVVPETIKTYEYIAELSEDEFKNMLSNQLSQKSRKQPHYWNDLKFNNPSQPVVGITWFEARAYCAWLSETTGKNYRLPSEVEWEAAGRGSLTPGPSPSGRGESGVRAYAWGEDWDQGKANTIEGRVLRTSPVGAYAAARGLGPYKAEDQTGNVWEWTSSLYLPYPYNPEQAGDPEATTERTLRGGAWDYSRRFVRCAYRTWFVPDYFNNDFGFRVLSPG
- the avd gene encoding diversity-generating retroelement protein Avd, whose amino-acid sequence is MNQSPIFSKTYDLLLWLIPATAKFPREQRFVLAQAIQQDALNFQGLLMEAVHSVQPKHKLNAADAELDKLRTRLRLARDLGLISINQYQHVAAILTEIGKLLGGWKKTAK
- a CDS encoding RNA-dependent DNA polymerase yields the protein MKTYKHLYPQITAFENLFQAFRQAARGKRKKADVAGFEYHLEPNLFALQDELHRQIYQPGAYYNFRIYDPKPRLISAAPFRDRVVHHALCNVIEPIFERRFIHDSYACRVGKGTHAAVDRCQAFARRYPYVLQCDIQHFFPSMDIAVLRAELARMIADEQVIWLCDQILTSGAEVHRAEHAPQFFPGDNLFAATRPTGLPIGNLTSQFWANVYLNPLDQFIKRELKCKAYQRYVDDFLFFAPDKCMLHRWRAAVIDFAAEQRLRLHEQRAVVYPTRTGIPFLGWRIYPDHRRLKRRNGVAFQRRYKGLLAQFERGEITLEKLDESVDGWVAHVQHGHTWGLQNALLYDSLLPQGEGPGVRAKGTP